From Pangasianodon hypophthalmus isolate fPanHyp1 chromosome 10, fPanHyp1.pri, whole genome shotgun sequence:
AGTCAATGGGAATTTTGGCCGATTTGAGCTTCTGTAATGGGAAAACCATAATTCTGATCAGTTAGAAAAGTCATAGCACACTAATTCAGAAGGCTGAAGGTCTGTGGCGAGTTTGGTACATGTAGCTTGAAAGTTCTAGGAGGAGTAGCGTTTAGAAATTTTTGGTGtcagactaataataataagaagaaaaagatgaagaaggagaagaagctTAAACAGCAGAACAGAATGTTGGCTTTGTCAAGATAATAATTAGGATAATTATCTCTACCAAGGACTCTCTGTATTCTTTAGTGGGATGAATGTGAAATACAGTTAGCAGAGGATATCTAGAGGATAAAAAAAGGCCTGCATTTAATGTGGTACAAGGGATTGTCATAATTCTAAATAGTTTTGTTTGACTTGAatctttttacatatttattcatattataaatatatataaatgtataaaatatataaatataatgcagATGTGGTTTGAAGATAATGGGTATTTCGAAATAACAAAAAGCATGGTGGTCAGATTTTTTTAGCCCTCAGTGTCAAATTTGGAACCTTAGATTTTTGTCTTAGTCACttggcagaaaaacaaaagccaCAACTGAGGTGTACATCATGTTCTGCCCCCAGTGACCTACTGGTCAGAgctatttttactttttccatGAATGTGAAAATCTATAGCCGTGATAAGGAATATTGCAGCAGATGCTGCCACCATGGGGAGGCGATACAGGCATTTGTTGCAGTGGCACTCCTTCTGCCTTCTGTTGCACTGTCATGCAGACCTAATAGCTCAAGGCAAAGTCTCAAGCACGAAGCGCTTTCTCCTTGGCAGCATCTGAGGATGGCACACTTGCCCGTATGGGCCAAACATAGCCTGATCAGCAAGCTGTCTATGAGTCAGAAGGGAATACACAAGATACTGTGACCAGATCAGTGCTGAGGAAAATAGGAGAGACCTAATGTACAGcagctgcattttaaaaaggTCAAATTTGCACTTTAGTCATTCTGATACAGTACATGGATAGAAAAAATAGAGTGCCTTTCATATTTGTATCATTTTGAGATGTGGACAGGTCATGGGATGTATTAATGggatgtgtgtgatttgtgcAGTCGCTGTTGCTGAGGCGAACCTTGTGCTACTCATCATCACTACAACAGACAGAACAGAATGCTTGTAGACATTCATCATCTTGCATCATCTTCGGTTCTTGTACCTCACGCCATGCAACTCTTATGAGGTTAATATACTGTAACTGTCTTCAAAGGGGGAGACTATTCTTGTCCGAGGCTGGACAGAGCCAGGCAAAGAACAGAAGTCATGTTGGCATGCCATCTGGATCAGTGGTTATGTTGTAGGTGTTTCATTTTCATCGTCCTGGTCCAGTGTTGTGCAGTATTAAAAGGGATTCTACActgtacagtttttttaatctacagTACATTTAATCTACAGTAcataaaatgttctttatttaattaaagtcATACAAATTGACtcatttaaaacagaatattGGTGCAAAGTTGATTATAGCACATTGTGCAGCATAGAATTTTCAAATGAAAGTGATTAAATGATGACATCATACAGACATAAAACTTGTGATCACAAAACAATAAGAACTTGACTGATACAATATGTcttaattaattagtaataaaTTTTGAGGTTTGAGAAGTGATTCGAGGAGATAATAAGGTATGCTCTTGGTATTGTCTTAATAAAGCACTGttgaaattatgttttttatgcaCATTGTATTGCACCATGTTAAGGAGTATAATGTAATTCTGAAGTAGCAAGAAGTCCATTATTACCTTCTTAAAGTATATATGGTCTCAGGAGGAGACaattcatttcacacacacgtGACACATGTAAGAGGTACTGTGTCATTAAGACACGATAATTCCCAACCTACTCTGGCTTTCCTCTTTGTACATACACTTCAAGGGCTGTGCTCCAGCATCTGTACCTGAATGCATGCATGTATTGCAGAAACATACAGTAGCAGAGTTTTTGTGAGCAATCTATCTTCTGTCATCACCTGTGCTACACATCTAGACAGAGCTGCGTCTCTTGGAGAGCAGTCTGAAGGGGGAGATGCTCCTCACATCAGTAGACACAGTGCTAATGGCTGAGCAGCGCTGGGAgctacacacacagcctgtggAGTCTGGCTCAAAGAAGTTACCCTGCTCCATGAGTGCATCGCTGAGGGACAAGTCCTGCGGAAGCATCACCATCTTCTCCCGGCTCTTATACCACAAGCAGGAGCAGACAGTCTGGAAGTGAAGTACCTCGGCATAGACACTCTTTAGTCCTTGCCTCTTAGCATCCTGCTCCTGTGTCTGTAAGGTTTGGAGGTTGGTGTGGCAGGGAGGCTGCACTTTCTGCTTGTCTTTGGAGAGCAGAGCCCGTTGTTCTGCATCCCTCCTCTCATCTTCTGCGTTCATGGTCATAAAACGCAGCACCACCAGGTTGAGGAAGGCACCAATTACCGTCAGGCCCATCAGAATGTAGACAAAGCTAAAGGCCACGTAATGGGGGTCATTGTGGAGCGCATTGTCCTTCTGCAGAGCCACATAATCCCCAAAACCGATGGTTGTCAGAGTGATGAAGCAGTAGTAGAAGGCGTGGAAGTAGCTCCAACCCTCATAATGTGAGAAGGCAGCTGCCCCAATGCAAAGAGTGCCAACACAAGAGAAGAAGCCGATAGTCACCATGTTGGCCATGGAGACCTCTGGTCGTCGCAGACCCACACACTTCTTGGCTTTGTGCAGCAGGAAGCGGACAAAGGTGTTAATGCGTTCGCCCAGGCTCTGGAACATCACTAGAGTGAGTGGGATGCCCAGAAGCGCGTAGCCCATGCAGAACGCTTTCCCTGCATCTGTGCTGGGGGCAGCATGGCCATAACCTGACAGAGAAAGACCATCAAAGTAAttctcattcattttcatttcaaaggCAATGTATGATGTGCCCAtcagaaaccagagaacaaaactaaatttaattaaatttaattctttcaaattgaattatttaattaagctGACTACATGTCATGCACCTGTATTAAccagaaatatataattgttttagaatgacaaaaatgaagacaataatgtgattttaaaaaaagaatactgAATTGGggataaaataatttcatttagcTTTTATGTGACCAACAAATGTGACCAAAAATACCATACATAATTCTGGTGTCTGAGAATTAGTGGTGCCGTAAAACATTTCACACTTAAGCAGAGAAAAATAGGCAAACAATTTTCACTACAGATTAGAACACTTCCGATCATTTTTGGGAAAGTATTAGCAATTTCATGCTGAAGTTGTTCTGTGTCAGAGCATAACCTGCGTTAttcaaaatacaaagaaattataaataataatacaattgaAGTGACTGCTGTTTTCTATGGTGAATGCTATATTACCCATTTTCACTTCATATACAAGGTTCAGAGACTTTGTAGTCATTGAAgtctttaaatattctttcaGGAAACCAGGTTGAATTGGTGTAGCACACTCCCAGCACTTACCACAATATATATACTTTGGTTTTCTATCATGGCAGAAGAAATAGGCATCTAGCGATGAGCCTTAAAATgttaacaacacaacacagcaatTTAGGGAGATGTTGCTGTTAATCGTCAACTTTGGAATTGAAAGTGAATGCGATAAACAGGCTAgttaatgttttgtgtgtttatgtctgaCCCGTGACTTTAGGCTAGTGTGTACCCCTGGCATATATCGTCTACTCACTTTGTTTGAACACTGAGTAAATATTAGTACAATCATCCATTACACTTAGCTTTCTCAATATTATTATAGTGATGCTATAAATTTTCCAGAGGGGAGCAGGGCAAACCATTTGATTTAAGATATGTGGCTGATTTGTGTACTTTCTTCAGTGTACCATGGTCAGTGTCTAAACCTGAACGACCTTAGAGCAAACATCTGTAATGCAAACACTATTTATCAACAGAATAAATCATAACTGCTGCAAAATTCCTTACCTGGCATCATTATTGGCATGAATTAAAGTACGTGTTATATTATGTAGAACACATTTAATATACACCCCCAATGTTTCCATTCTATTTTCTATAATGTTATGTCtgacatttaaattaaaaaagatattttatagaattaaatattttatagaattATTAGAATCATGGACTGTTATGATTGTTACTAAATGTAGtgattaaaatgtatatgtataaaatgtacacaaatgcAAATTATTGCTTGCTATTACCAAACCATGTGTTATTTCGGTTCACATTCAATCGTTCTGGTAGCAGTAGAAGTTTCTACAATAATCCATTATGATAGGctacttttaatatttcttaGGCATTTGGCCTAGTTAAtgagcatcttttttttttttttttttttttttttttttttttttaaatcttgaagATTGAAGATTCTTTAATACAATAATCATGCTGAAGGATTGGAAAGGTAAAAAGCTGCTAAGTTTATTTTCTATAGTTTTCTTGCCTTTTATGATCTTTATATTTCTTACTAGGCAGTAATCATAGAGgatggaaatatatatatatatgaagaaaaaataatgtCACTTTGAAAATGAGAAACCTTTATCCAGTAGACTT
This genomic window contains:
- the kcnk3b gene encoding potassium channel subfamily K member 3; translation: MMKRQNVRTLALIICTLSYLLIGAGVFDALESKQEKSQRGKLDYLKFQLMIRYNLSRSDFEEIEKVVLLLKPHKAGVQWKFAGSFYFAITVITTIGYGHAAPSTDAGKAFCMGYALLGIPLTLVMFQSLGERINTFVRFLLHKAKKCVGLRRPEVSMANMVTIGFFSCVGTLCIGAAAFSHYEGWSYFHAFYYCFITLTTIGFGDYVALQKDNALHNDPHYVAFSFVYILMGLTVIGAFLNLVVLRFMTMNAEDERRDAEQRALLSKDKQKVQPPCHTNLQTLQTQEQDAKRQGLKSVYAEVLHFQTVCSCLWYKSREKMVMLPQDLSLSDALMEQGNFFEPDSTGCVCSSQRCSAISTVSTDVRSISPFRLLSKRRSSV